In Gemmatimonadales bacterium, the following are encoded in one genomic region:
- the bamA gene encoding outer membrane protein assembly factor BamA, whose product MHRFPLIFAAVASVLGAPAALRAQEETPPAVDSIAVEGNVRLSAAQIVGTSGIIVHQPTNYRDIQRAITALFRTGQFDDVLVEQRAAGDRLVLAIKVKERPVLERWAVRGVRKLPENEVKGRVKLTEKRPVDRNAVEQSRAAIDSLYKHDGYYAAEVKALELAQAGGAVRIVFDVNEGERVAISQVEVDGNKRFGDKAVVKHMATKPEGFWWFQKGEYDERKVDQDVRERLPRWYADQGFVDFQVTHDSLVADSAGGKAVLKLSVDEGQAYHVGTFDIEGNRRFSSEELQAFYPFGPIGLSGAPVGGPRPFSRSEWEDATQKVATAYANNGYIYAHVEPVETKRTGPDGTPIIDLRWSIREGSPATINKVEIVGNDVTHERVIREAIVMLPGDLFSQERLIRSYQNISNLGFFQQPLPNPDVKPSANGVDVDIVFRVEERRTGNINFGASLGQGTGVGGFLGLEEPNLFGRGKRGKLQWQFGKNINDFTLSYTDPAIRESRISGTVSLFDSRARFTVGDLGRRKQTGGSLQLGFPFFGSRYTRLFTSYSYQRVRYTEGSADLRARFSCSACSRSTIGSSILRDTRVGLPFATGGSLANVSGELNGGFLGGTGDYRKVDLEGKWYAPLGTLGGGGQLGAGVQFVLGLSMKSGFIFGDAGPFFTELYSLGGVQYGIPLRGYDEFSITPNGFDPGASGNQASADAFGKSFAAFTVEAGARVSQSLYVDAFFDAGNVYREARQWDPTRLFRGAGFGAAVVSPLGPIGIDLGYGFDKVDSQGRPAPGWQLHFKLGNFY is encoded by the coding sequence ATGCACCGCTTCCCTCTCATCTTCGCCGCCGTCGCCTCCGTCCTGGGAGCGCCGGCGGCGCTTCGCGCACAGGAGGAGACCCCGCCCGCGGTCGACAGCATCGCGGTCGAGGGAAACGTGCGCTTGAGCGCCGCCCAGATCGTCGGCACCTCCGGCATCATCGTTCACCAACCCACCAACTACCGCGACATTCAGCGGGCCATCACGGCCCTCTTTCGGACCGGGCAGTTCGATGACGTTCTGGTGGAGCAGCGCGCGGCCGGTGATCGGCTGGTGCTTGCCATCAAGGTCAAAGAGCGTCCCGTGCTGGAGAGGTGGGCAGTTCGCGGCGTGCGCAAACTCCCGGAGAACGAGGTCAAGGGGCGGGTCAAGCTCACCGAGAAGCGGCCGGTCGACCGCAATGCGGTGGAGCAGTCCCGGGCCGCCATCGACTCGCTGTACAAGCACGACGGCTACTACGCGGCGGAGGTGAAGGCGCTGGAGCTGGCGCAGGCCGGCGGAGCCGTGCGGATCGTCTTCGACGTGAACGAGGGCGAGCGGGTGGCGATCAGCCAGGTCGAGGTCGACGGCAACAAGCGCTTCGGCGACAAGGCCGTGGTCAAGCACATGGCCACCAAGCCGGAAGGGTTCTGGTGGTTCCAGAAGGGAGAGTACGACGAGCGGAAGGTGGATCAGGACGTGCGCGAGCGGCTCCCGCGCTGGTACGCCGACCAGGGATTCGTCGACTTCCAGGTGACCCACGACTCCCTGGTGGCGGACTCGGCGGGCGGCAAGGCCGTGCTCAAGCTCAGCGTGGACGAGGGGCAGGCGTATCACGTCGGCACCTTCGACATCGAGGGCAACCGCCGGTTCTCCTCGGAGGAGCTGCAGGCATTCTATCCCTTCGGGCCCATAGGACTCAGCGGCGCTCCGGTGGGAGGGCCTCGGCCGTTCAGCCGCTCGGAATGGGAGGACGCCACCCAGAAGGTGGCGACCGCCTATGCCAACAACGGCTACATCTACGCCCATGTCGAACCGGTGGAGACCAAGCGCACCGGGCCCGACGGAACCCCCATCATCGACTTGCGCTGGAGTATTCGGGAAGGATCGCCCGCCACGATCAACAAGGTGGAGATCGTGGGCAACGACGTGACCCACGAGCGGGTCATCCGGGAGGCGATCGTGATGCTCCCTGGCGATCTCTTCAGCCAGGAGCGCCTGATCCGGTCCTACCAGAACATCTCCAACCTGGGATTCTTCCAGCAGCCGCTGCCCAATCCCGACGTCAAGCCGTCCGCCAACGGCGTCGATGTGGACATCGTCTTCCGGGTCGAGGAGCGCCGGACCGGCAACATCAATTTCGGCGCATCGCTGGGGCAGGGCACCGGAGTCGGAGGGTTCCTCGGACTGGAGGAGCCGAACCTGTTCGGCCGCGGCAAGCGCGGCAAGCTCCAGTGGCAGTTCGGCAAGAACATCAACGACTTCACCCTGAGCTATACCGATCCGGCCATCCGGGAGAGTCGAATCTCCGGCACGGTCTCGCTGTTCGATTCCCGCGCCCGGTTCACCGTGGGTGACCTCGGACGCCGGAAGCAGACCGGGGGCAGCCTGCAGCTCGGGTTCCCCTTCTTCGGCTCCCGCTACACCCGGCTGTTCACCTCGTACTCCTACCAGCGGGTGCGATACACCGAGGGATCGGCCGACCTGCGGGCCCGCTTCAGTTGCAGCGCCTGCAGCCGCTCCACCATCGGCAGCAGCATCCTGCGCGACACCCGGGTCGGCCTGCCGTTCGCGACCGGCGGCTCACTGGCGAACGTCAGCGGCGAGCTCAACGGCGGCTTTCTGGGCGGCACCGGCGACTACCGGAAGGTGGACCTCGAGGGCAAGTGGTATGCACCCCTTGGCACCCTGGGCGGGGGCGGGCAACTCGGCGCCGGGGTACAGTTCGTGCTTGGGCTCAGCATGAAGTCGGGATTCATCTTTGGCGACGCGGGCCCGTTCTTCACCGAGCTCTATTCGCTGGGCGGCGTGCAGTACGGCATCCCGCTCCGCGGCTACGATGAGTTCTCCATCACCCCCAACGGGTTCGACCCCGGGGCCAGCGGCAACCAGGCGAGCGCGGACGCGTTCGGCAAGTCGTTCGCGGCCTTCACGGTCGAAGCCGGCGCCCGGGTCAGCCAGTCGCTCTATGTGGACGCCTTCTTCGATGCCGGCAACGTCTATCGTGAGGCCCGGCAGTGGGACCCCACCCGGCTCTTCCGGGGCGCGGGATTCGGGGCGGCCGTGGTGTCGCCTCTGGGGCCCATCGGCATCGACCTGGGCTATGGATTCGACAAGGTGGATTCGCAGGGCCGACCGGCGCCGGGCTGGCAACTGCATTTCAAGCTGGGCAACTTCTACTAG
- a CDS encoding OmpH family outer membrane protein, which yields MKLTVVGNWACLVTVLCLAAPLAAQQGGGAKLAYVNTQAILKQTPGYAQAESTFTKELATYRSEVQKLQATLDSSASDFEQQSVLLSPTQRTAKRKDLEGQQQKLEQRTQELQQKAGTRERELLDPIQGKVNSVIEGIRAAGNYAIIFDVSSPNSGIVTADKSLDLTQRVIQQLKAGS from the coding sequence ATGAAGCTGACCGTCGTGGGAAACTGGGCTTGTCTGGTCACCGTCCTCTGCCTTGCGGCGCCGCTGGCCGCACAGCAGGGAGGGGGGGCGAAGCTCGCCTACGTCAACACGCAGGCCATCCTCAAGCAGACCCCGGGCTACGCCCAGGCCGAGTCGACGTTCACCAAGGAGCTCGCGACTTACCGGAGCGAAGTGCAGAAGCTGCAGGCGACGCTGGATTCATCCGCCTCCGACTTCGAGCAGCAGTCGGTGTTGCTGAGCCCGACGCAGCGCACCGCCAAGCGGAAGGACCTCGAGGGGCAACAGCAGAAGCTGGAGCAGCGCACCCAGGAGCTCCAGCAGAAGGCCGGCACCCGGGAGCGCGAGCTGCTCGATCCGATCCAGGGCAAGGTGAACAGCGTCATCGAGGGCATCCGCGCCGCCGGCAACTACGCGATCATCTTCGATGTGAGCTCGCCCAACAGCGGCATCGTGACCGCCGACAAGTCGCTCGATCTCACCCAGCGCGTCATTCAGCAGCTCAAAGCGGGCAGTTGA